Proteins found in one Abyssicoccus albus genomic segment:
- a CDS encoding tail assembly chaperone, whose translation MNITIKNKEYELLFDIGFAETLDKKYSAKQYIGEHTGVEFGLGVQMINAKLLAGDIRGIKETIKAGLEDVKTVTYSEKDLNKAVSEKARELGGFQALAEELRNGIIASGLFNHIFETEMTEEEAKKILTENQDAK comes from the coding sequence ATGAACATTACTATCAAAAACAAAGAGTACGAGTTACTATTCGACATTGGATTCGCAGAAACACTTGACAAGAAATATTCGGCTAAGCAATACATCGGAGAACATACGGGAGTAGAGTTCGGACTAGGTGTACAAATGATTAACGCTAAGCTATTAGCCGGGGACATTAGAGGAATTAAAGAAACGATTAAAGCCGGACTTGAAGACGTTAAAACAGTTACGTATTCAGAGAAGGACTTAAATAAAGCAGTATCAGAAAAGGCGAGAGAACTTGGTGGATTCCAAGCATTAGCAGAAGAGTTAAGGAACGGTATCATTGCGTCGGGTTTGTTCAATCACATCTTCGAGACAGAAATGACCGAAGAGGAAGCGAAGAAGATCTTGACGGAGAACCAAGACGCCAAGTAA
- a CDS encoding distal tail protein Dit, which produces MKYSFVEFGQKQQNEPLSLRLVIDGEVFDDIVSDETSSFITTGVIGRNQLSKSLTTSKPLAYNGELLTEQTLNPRELTVFGRVKGDSNESFNELMRRIKNKLYKEIVEISFTDERFIYYGTLSDIIEEEERSNNLPIQLKFICHDPFKYTPQKTFNYSNSSVLNIDSDYPVKANIGITYTEPVDEFTITNTSTNKVFRYKSDVANTKYEVMFPHNDVVDNLGASISSGGNENLLKDSNNFENYTAYTGYDRTITQNYAVEEWGTNDATRLTYVPNSNISKNPYSGLSTTPRIYGVGEEEMTFSYWVKNLGDKPFKFRYNGFSANNVWLQPGEQKRIISTGVNNVGTVSFQHQIYPESVGDTVDVALWRAKLEVGSQSTDWSVSPKDIEKSNSLTQYISLNSDLEDFTIDKSDQLVIRPVPNTINISYEGVFL; this is translated from the coding sequence ATGAAATATTCGTTTGTAGAGTTCGGTCAGAAACAACAAAATGAACCGCTTTCTCTTCGGTTGGTTATAGATGGAGAAGTTTTTGACGACATAGTATCTGATGAAACTTCTTCATTCATCACTACCGGAGTAATTGGAAGAAATCAATTAAGCAAAAGTTTAACCACGTCTAAACCGTTAGCTTATAACGGAGAATTATTAACAGAACAAACGTTAAATCCTAGAGAACTTACTGTTTTCGGTAGAGTTAAAGGAGATAGTAACGAATCGTTTAACGAGTTAATGAGACGAATTAAAAACAAATTATATAAAGAAATAGTTGAGATAAGTTTTACGGACGAGAGATTTATTTATTACGGTACATTGTCCGACATAATCGAAGAGGAAGAAAGAAGTAATAATCTTCCTATACAACTAAAGTTCATATGTCACGACCCGTTCAAATATACGCCACAAAAAACGTTCAACTATTCAAACTCAAGCGTATTAAACATCGACTCAGATTATCCTGTGAAAGCGAATATCGGTATCACTTATACAGAGCCAGTTGACGAATTCACGATTACGAATACATCAACGAATAAAGTTTTTAGATACAAGTCAGATGTAGCGAATACTAAATACGAGGTTATGTTCCCTCATAATGATGTTGTGGATAATTTAGGGGCGAGTATTAGCAGCGGAGGAAACGAAAATCTATTAAAAGATAGTAATAATTTTGAGAACTACACCGCTTATACAGGGTACGACAGAACAATCACTCAAAACTACGCTGTTGAAGAATGGGGTACAAATGACGCCACTCGATTGACTTATGTTCCGAACTCTAATATAAGCAAAAATCCATATAGTGGTTTATCTACTACACCTAGAATTTATGGTGTAGGAGAAGAAGAGATGACTTTTAGTTATTGGGTTAAAAATTTAGGGGATAAGCCTTTTAAATTTAGGTACAACGGTTTTAGTGCGAACAATGTTTGGCTACAACCGGGAGAACAGAAACGTATCATATCAACAGGAGTAAACAATGTTGGAACAGTCTCTTTCCAACACCAAATTTATCCAGAATCAGTTGGAGACACTGTTGACGTTGCTTTATGGAGAGCGAAGTTAGAAGTAGGTAGCCAATCGACTGATTGGTCGGTATCTCCGAAAGATATAGAAAAATCAAACAGTCTCACGCAATACATCTCACTCAACAGCGATTTAGAAGATTTCACAATCGACAAAAGCGACCAACTCGTCATTCGACCTGTTCCAAACACGATAAATATTAGTTACGAGGGAGTTTTCTTATGA
- a CDS encoding phage major tail protein, TP901-1 family codes for MAISKGSKTVLFFQAMDDANTNGNDLRLAFQTEHQFNSERETIEESTKDGVVKESGEVNANIDLTCYVVRDDATYLLLEEAYDAGEIIQAWEVDITEQTDSGKYPAIYAQGSLGSFNRSSSVDSFTELSTTFNINLTPQKGEVTLTPDQFAAVQYAFQDFGELAGGTATAPEGV; via the coding sequence ATGGCAATTTCAAAAGGTTCAAAGACGGTATTGTTCTTCCAAGCAATGGACGACGCAAACACAAACGGTAATGACTTACGCTTAGCGTTCCAAACGGAACACCAATTCAATTCAGAGCGTGAGACTATCGAAGAGTCTACTAAAGACGGAGTAGTTAAGGAATCGGGAGAAGTAAACGCTAATATCGACTTAACTTGTTACGTAGTACGTGACGACGCTACTTACCTTCTTTTAGAAGAAGCATATGACGCAGGAGAAATTATTCAAGCGTGGGAAGTAGACATTACGGAACAAACTGATTCTGGTAAATATCCAGCAATCTACGCACAAGGTTCATTAGGTAGCTTCAACCGTTCTTCTTCTGTTGATTCATTCACAGAATTATCAACGACATTCAACATTAACTTAACGCCACAAAAAGGCGAAGTTACTTTAACTCCAGACCAATTCGCAGCAGTTCAATACGCTTTCCAAGACTTCGGAGAATTAGCCGGAGGAACAGCAACAGCACCAGAAGGAGTTTAA
- a CDS encoding phage tail tape measure protein: MAVKHTVAARLVADTGQFIAGFAAAEAAVRKFNGSLVGVRANEAVSSVNNMNRSFAQTDKDAGKAARQLDRFNRTARGFSMVGMGAAVAVGAAVQQSIKSFSGYESAFAGVKKTVEATNTEYRELDKTFRKMSTQMPATYEEISKVAEMAGQLGVKKDSIADFTETMIRLGESTVLSAEDAATSISRFTNVMGTSMDEVDNIGSALVDLGNNFATTEDEIMQMSLRLVGMGKQMGMSESDVLALAASMSSVGIKAEMGGSAMSRVMTKMNKALQSGGKEAQAWADVMGLSVEEASRLMKDDAYEALMVLLEGFEKSSKGGANLDQILGELGLTEIREVDTLKRLTNATDLSRDARDKAGQSYKENTALVEESSKRFETFASQVEMAKNKVKNILANLGELFVKTSDDIGGAINGILDYLEDMTNKFFDAEGNVTEFGKAFADTAKTIGGITGVLGLASAAFFAFGPKGAVTVAVLGGLGLIIKGVSDVKKEFSKGDLEKSMGKIETISDETSRNSAKSYLEMKDNINTYMGQLKTQSGKEAEETRGKIVGEFEKLASEVTRALDKEQAEIEGFIDAAMEGATEPQKQALIKTRNEVEKQYNAMREQVSQHHKTITNVIKNETNEQGQITQAGMQKMAEAVSGMDAKFGTAVAGSVRELGVLGAELDKIVVTGSPKEIQKQMTEMGKNSADAIGELSKAQRKQAEEIKTWNLAEEEKQHLLAASDEMYESEKLAIYQNLAAHEERAQEVDENIKATEGLSTAQQSALGTYEDYRGVVKSASEGMEVQRKAWSRANDALDEHVSKIRNMSRDYGDFKTRLVDLGNSTQEVAFDIGEGFVSKVEEGVQYVDLGKAGEMKLEEFIEKFKAGEISMEQAGLAQINAFRNIIGQESLSEVGTQKINEFVTSLKQGEMSVKEFASQFGLTFKEGMKVDLGPAGIMSIEKFQAGLQSGEYGAMEVAYLMTENLATALTKDLSAVGQQDIQTLASGLSSGMISVDEVMSALDGKVKEGATIELAGHGTQTMQSLVAGLQEGEISVAEFLTGVETLVKDGLTMDMTEEGRNVLETKANGIGEGIPSLVMKTTEARTSVENELGKTTDGGGGDNSMSVFEQSISGKMPTLNETVLGAKGSVEDTLGSTTDGGGGAGSMDTYGGSIKSKSGEVNQLAESVRLGVETALAKYAQFGVIGSDSGSEYAGGIEQKAALATAAGDTLGFGALNGIMGVAGFDSEGSEDGSNYASGAESKVGEAKGSGEGLALGTISGVRLVNLFFKEGGEDGGEYKDGVQNVVGAAKAAGNAIATSAKNGISAIFGYSNEGRSDGREYSDGVNGQSGAARNSGRSVAQSSKNGMGSIGGAYSLGRDLVSGYIRGIQSLGGAVWSAAKSIASRAWRAIKRTQKSNSPSKVTMGLGNDFGDGYVLGIEDRQRKVAKIAGDMAKSGMDALGTNHLNRKFGEVNGSMNANVTRRVNQTMNLTNKQPAYITVDIGGQEFRRFSDNIHDENKRTVRINEIYS; the protein is encoded by the coding sequence ATGGCAGTAAAGCATACAGTAGCCGCTAGGTTGGTAGCCGATACGGGTCAGTTTATTGCGGGATTCGCAGCCGCAGAAGCAGCCGTGAGAAAGTTTAACGGATCATTAGTAGGCGTTCGTGCCAACGAAGCAGTTAGTAGCGTAAACAATATGAACCGTTCTTTCGCACAAACGGACAAAGACGCCGGTAAGGCTGCGAGACAACTAGACCGATTTAACAGAACAGCGAGAGGTTTCTCAATGGTCGGAATGGGTGCGGCGGTTGCTGTTGGCGCTGCCGTTCAACAATCCATAAAGTCTTTCTCGGGTTATGAATCGGCGTTTGCCGGAGTTAAGAAAACGGTAGAAGCAACGAATACAGAGTACCGTGAACTTGACAAAACATTCCGAAAAATGTCAACTCAAATGCCGGCTACATACGAAGAAATTTCGAAAGTTGCCGAGATGGCAGGACAACTAGGGGTTAAAAAAGATAGTATTGCCGACTTTACGGAAACAATGATTCGATTAGGAGAATCGACTGTACTATCGGCAGAAGACGCAGCAACAAGTATTTCTAGGTTTACTAACGTAATGGGTACGTCAATGGACGAAGTAGATAATATAGGTTCCGCTTTAGTAGACTTAGGTAACAACTTCGCCACTACCGAAGATGAAATCATGCAAATGTCTCTAAGACTAGTCGGTATGGGTAAACAAATGGGTATGTCAGAATCAGACGTACTAGCACTAGCAGCGTCAATGTCTTCCGTAGGTATTAAAGCCGAGATGGGTGGCTCGGCGATGTCACGAGTAATGACGAAGATGAATAAAGCGTTACAAAGTGGCGGTAAGGAAGCACAAGCGTGGGCAGACGTTATGGGACTCTCGGTAGAAGAAGCAAGTAGACTTATGAAAGACGACGCATATGAAGCGTTAATGGTATTGCTTGAAGGATTCGAAAAATCTTCCAAAGGTGGAGCTAACCTAGACCAAATATTAGGGGAACTAGGTTTAACAGAAATAAGAGAAGTCGACACATTAAAACGTTTAACAAACGCAACAGACCTTTCAAGAGACGCTAGAGATAAAGCCGGACAGTCTTACAAAGAGAATACGGCATTGGTCGAAGAATCTAGTAAGAGATTCGAAACATTCGCTTCACAAGTGGAAATGGCTAAAAACAAAGTGAAGAACATTTTAGCTAATTTAGGAGAATTGTTCGTCAAAACTTCTGATGATATAGGTGGAGCGATTAACGGAATATTAGACTACCTAGAGGATATGACGAATAAGTTCTTTGACGCAGAAGGTAACGTAACAGAGTTCGGTAAAGCCTTCGCAGATACGGCTAAGACTATCGGAGGTATTACTGGAGTTCTTGGTCTTGCAAGTGCGGCGTTCTTTGCTTTCGGACCAAAAGGAGCCGTTACAGTCGCAGTTCTTGGAGGACTAGGCTTAATAATAAAAGGAGTTAGTGACGTTAAGAAAGAGTTCTCTAAAGGCGATTTAGAGAAGAGTATGGGTAAAATCGAAACTATATCCGATGAAACTTCTCGTAATTCAGCTAAAAGTTATCTTGAAATGAAAGATAACATTAACACGTATATGGGTCAGTTAAAGACTCAGTCTGGTAAAGAAGCCGAAGAAACTCGTGGTAAAATCGTTGGAGAGTTCGAAAAATTAGCGAGTGAAGTTACTCGTGCGTTAGATAAAGAACAAGCAGAAATAGAAGGATTTATAGACGCAGCGATGGAAGGTGCGACAGAACCACAGAAGCAAGCGTTAATTAAGACTCGTAATGAAGTCGAGAAGCAATACAACGCTATGCGTGAGCAAGTTTCTCAGCACCATAAGACGATTACTAACGTTATTAAAAACGAAACAAACGAACAAGGTCAGATTACACAAGCCGGTATGCAAAAGATGGCAGAAGCTGTTTCCGGAATGGACGCAAAGTTCGGTACGGCAGTAGCAGGTTCCGTTCGTGAACTCGGAGTTTTAGGTGCGGAGTTAGATAAGATCGTTGTTACTGGTTCTCCGAAAGAGATTCAGAAGCAAATGACTGAAATGGGTAAAAACTCGGCAGACGCTATCGGAGAGTTATCGAAAGCACAACGCAAGCAAGCCGAAGAAATTAAGACTTGGAATTTAGCCGAGGAAGAAAAGCAACACTTACTCGCAGCAAGTGACGAGATGTACGAGTCCGAGAAGTTAGCTATTTATCAAAACTTAGCGGCTCATGAAGAGAGAGCGCAAGAAGTTGACGAGAATATTAAAGCAACGGAAGGATTATCAACGGCTCAACAAAGTGCGTTAGGAACTTACGAAGATTACCGAGGTGTAGTTAAGAGTGCGTCAGAAGGTATGGAAGTACAACGTAAAGCATGGTCTCGTGCTAATGACGCTTTAGATGAACACGTAAGTAAGATACGTAATATGTCTCGTGATTATGGCGACTTCAAAACACGATTAGTGGACTTAGGAAACTCTACGCAAGAAGTTGCCTTCGATATTGGGGAAGGATTTGTTTCTAAGGTAGAAGAAGGCGTTCAGTACGTTGACTTAGGTAAAGCCGGAGAAATGAAGTTAGAAGAGTTTATCGAGAAGTTTAAAGCCGGAGAAATTTCAATGGAACAAGCCGGTCTAGCACAGATAAATGCTTTCCGTAATATTATCGGACAAGAATCGTTATCAGAAGTCGGAACACAAAAGATAAACGAATTTGTAACTTCTTTAAAACAAGGAGAAATGTCGGTAAAAGAGTTTGCAAGTCAGTTCGGACTTACATTTAAAGAAGGTATGAAAGTCGACTTAGGACCAGCCGGAATTATGTCTATCGAAAAGTTCCAAGCAGGACTTCAATCCGGAGAATATGGTGCGATGGAAGTCGCATACTTAATGACCGAAAACCTTGCTACAGCATTAACGAAAGACTTGTCCGCAGTAGGTCAACAAGATATTCAAACGTTAGCTTCCGGACTAAGTTCGGGAATGATCTCGGTTGACGAAGTAATGTCGGCGTTAGACGGTAAGGTCAAAGAGGGCGCAACAATTGAACTCGCAGGACACGGAACGCAAACAATGCAATCGTTAGTTGCCGGATTACAAGAGGGCGAGATTTCAGTCGCAGAGTTCCTTACGGGAGTAGAAACGTTAGTTAAAGACGGATTAACGATGGATATGACCGAAGAAGGTAGGAACGTCTTAGAAACGAAAGCTAATGGTATTGGCGAAGGTATTCCATCGTTAGTCATGAAAACTACCGAAGCGAGAACGTCTGTCGAAAATGAGTTAGGTAAAACGACAGACGGAGGCGGCGGAGATAACTCGATGAGTGTTTTCGAACAATCAATATCCGGTAAAATGCCGACATTAAACGAAACTGTCTTAGGTGCAAAAGGTTCCGTAGAGGATACTCTCGGAAGCACTACAGACGGCGGTGGCGGTGCTGGTTCGATGGATACTTACGGAGGTAGTATTAAGAGTAAGTCTGGCGAAGTTAATCAGTTAGCCGAAAGTGTTCGTCTCGGAGTAGAAACAGCGTTAGCTAAATACGCACAATTCGGAGTTATCGGATCTGATTCCGGTAGCGAATACGCCGGAGGAATCGAACAAAAAGCAGCGTTAGCAACCGCAGCCGGAGATACGTTAGGATTCGGAGCATTAAACGGAATCATGGGAGTAGCCGGATTTGATTCAGAAGGTAGTGAAGACGGTTCAAACTACGCTAGTGGAGCAGAGAGCAAAGTTGGCGAAGCAAAAGGTTCCGGAGAGGGACTTGCGTTAGGTACTATCAGCGGAGTTAGACTCGTAAACCTATTCTTCAAAGAAGGTGGAGAAGATGGTGGAGAGTATAAAGACGGAGTTCAAAACGTCGTTGGTGCCGCTAAGGCAGCCGGTAACGCTATCGCAACTAGTGCGAAAAATGGTATCTCGGCTATTTTCGGATACTCTAACGAAGGACGTAGCGATGGTAGAGAATATAGCGATGGAGTAAACGGACAGTCTGGTGCCGCTAGAAACTCTGGTCGAAGTGTTGCACAAAGTAGTAAAAACGGAATGGGTTCTATCGGAGGAGCATATTCGCTAGGACGAGATTTAGTTTCGGGATACATTCGAGGTATTCAATCGTTAGGAGGAGCTGTTTGGAGTGCCGCTAAAAGTATAGCTTCTCGAGCGTGGAGAGCCATTAAACGTACTCAAAAATCGAACTCTCCGTCGAAAGTAACGATGGGGTTAGGTAACGACTTTGGAGACGGTTATGTTCTCGGAATTGAAGACCGTCAACGTAAGGTCGCTAAAATAGCCGGAGACATGGCAAAGTCTGGTATGGACGCATTAGGCACTAACCACTTAAACAGAAAGTTCGGAGAAGTGAACGGTTCTATGAACGCCAACGTAACAAGACGAGTGAACCAAACGATGAACTTAACTAATAAACAACCGGCTTATATAACGGTAGATATTGGCGGACAAGAGTTCAGAAGATTCTCCGATAATATACATGATGAAAATAAAAGAACGGTAAGAATAAACGAAATATATAGCTAA
- a CDS encoding major capsid protein, which translates to MASITQYREFQPKALKGVLDASIEQSEPTFADEFVGNEVSYDIRFAYDIIQRKQHIAAMIGLGAEKPVIDRHGAASRMVELAHFGLKDIVTIEELYEINAARNDADRQNRINRLLNRSVDLVNYLQLRKRVEKIKAVAFGSNTYDKNGVKIELDYGVPEDHKIALTSGNDWSDLDRDIIGDLIGWVETYKKNNAGKAPEAMLVSRKVFGQLALNRTLIAEAGRPETATRISEAELNEVLGRYGIPTIKVVEETTFTVNDIYTGEDEVIEVFPENRVVFIAKGVGNFITGPNPDAPNMEPIATLEAYNERTPRRDIIEVAESGFVVLDNPSLLLHADVIEPSETVSEPVTEPVTDPVTETTP; encoded by the coding sequence ATGGCTTCAATTACACAATACAGAGAATTTCAACCGAAAGCATTAAAAGGAGTATTAGACGCTTCAATCGAACAATCAGAACCAACATTCGCTGATGAGTTCGTAGGAAACGAAGTATCTTACGACATTCGTTTTGCTTACGATATTATCCAACGTAAACAACACATCGCAGCTATGATTGGTTTAGGAGCGGAGAAACCGGTAATTGACCGTCACGGTGCTGCTAGTCGTATGGTAGAGTTAGCACACTTCGGTTTAAAAGACATCGTTACAATCGAAGAGTTATACGAAATCAATGCGGCACGTAATGACGCAGACCGTCAAAACCGTATCAACCGTTTATTAAATCGTTCTGTTGATTTAGTAAATTACTTACAATTACGTAAGCGTGTTGAGAAAATCAAGGCAGTAGCTTTCGGTTCAAACACTTACGATAAAAACGGAGTTAAAATCGAATTAGATTACGGAGTTCCAGAAGACCACAAAATCGCATTGACATCTGGTAATGACTGGAGCGACCTTGACCGTGACATCATCGGAGATTTAATCGGTTGGGTTGAAACGTACAAAAAGAATAACGCTGGTAAAGCACCAGAAGCAATGTTAGTTTCTCGTAAAGTATTCGGTCAATTAGCATTAAACAGAACGTTAATCGCAGAAGCTGGTCGTCCAGAAACTGCAACACGTATTTCAGAAGCAGAGTTAAACGAAGTATTAGGACGTTATGGTATTCCGACTATTAAAGTCGTAGAAGAAACTACGTTCACAGTAAACGACATTTATACTGGCGAAGATGAAGTTATCGAAGTATTCCCAGAAAACCGTGTAGTATTCATCGCTAAAGGCGTAGGTAACTTCATTACTGGACCTAACCCAGACGCACCAAACATGGAACCTATCGCTACGTTAGAGGCGTACAACGAGCGTACACCACGCCGTGACATCATCGAAGTAGCAGAATCTGGATTCGTTGTTCTTGACAATCCTTCATTATTATTACACGCAGATGTAATAGAACCATCTGAAACAGTTTCAGAGCCTGTTACAGAACCTGTTACAGATCCTGTTACAGAAACAACACCATAA
- a CDS encoding phage portal protein, producing the protein MTAPDYNLLTPAVLDSLLKRPIEKALGEREIKRINDIYANYDYYNGKQDVNEFGQYIYPTESTDRKGRDFEPTRYWTNYFKAFIKRKSRWQMAGQHSIDVKPTKDDRASNEKSQKVEDLLTKLWHDNQMDAKKMQIARDRLIAGSVAVKLSFNPRTGKLHWIWHNASEVFPIYSKDGFHDLIGCDIIIAQESREEVDRLEYVRQSFRLDESRNECWVDERVFDETLQEIEVIQDKTYLGFDFIPMVMFDVETVNSNTTNFDDLEDMKVLTRILNDMMEDANDSLKFEMFSMTVIKNAKLDNPDDIVVAPGSLLKVDSAQGGHPADVESVQNGFKWKEAYKDQYNRIKSALHELSGLPMIVPQELNFGGMNDRALQVLYQDIIQETQEHWLKYNEDFKELFEKSLMYLQARKDSKKFSYDKSTVSSVELSELDISMNFILPLPDDRENLVDLLTKEVDTGFESRKNAMKRLGVKNPGEKENEIFEELMQQRNMDDPLGDGLRNLRNSATSPIEEELTEDNTIPQEQEELMDEE; encoded by the coding sequence ATGACGGCACCAGACTATAACTTGCTTACTCCGGCAGTTCTTGATTCGTTATTAAAACGACCGATTGAAAAAGCATTAGGAGAACGTGAGATAAAGCGTATTAACGATATATACGCAAACTACGATTATTACAACGGAAAGCAAGACGTCAATGAGTTCGGACAGTATATTTATCCGACGGAAAGTACCGATAGAAAAGGTCGTGATTTTGAACCGACTAGGTATTGGACGAACTACTTTAAAGCATTTATCAAACGTAAGTCACGATGGCAAATGGCAGGTCAACATAGTATCGACGTAAAACCTACGAAAGACGATAGAGCGTCTAATGAAAAGTCTCAAAAGGTCGAAGACTTGCTTACGAAGTTGTGGCACGATAATCAGATGGACGCAAAGAAAATGCAAATCGCACGGGATAGATTGATCGCCGGAAGTGTTGCCGTCAAATTATCGTTTAATCCAAGAACGGGAAAATTACACTGGATATGGCATAATGCGTCAGAAGTATTTCCGATTTATTCTAAAGATGGATTTCACGATTTAATTGGTTGCGACATTATTATTGCGCAAGAATCACGAGAAGAAGTTGACAGACTAGAGTACGTAAGACAATCATTCCGATTAGACGAAAGTAGAAACGAGTGTTGGGTTGACGAAAGAGTATTCGATGAAACGTTACAGGAAATCGAAGTTATCCAAGATAAAACGTATTTAGGATTCGACTTTATTCCTATGGTTATGTTCGATGTAGAAACCGTTAATTCAAATACTACAAACTTCGACGACCTAGAGGATATGAAAGTTTTAACACGAATTTTAAACGATATGATGGAAGACGCAAACGACTCATTGAAGTTTGAGATGTTTAGTATGACGGTTATTAAGAACGCTAAATTAGATAATCCGGACGACATCGTAGTTGCTCCCGGTTCATTGTTAAAGGTTGATTCTGCACAAGGCGGACACCCAGCAGACGTAGAATCGGTACAGAACGGATTCAAATGGAAAGAAGCGTACAAAGACCAGTACAACCGAATTAAATCGGCATTGCACGAATTAAGTGGATTACCGATGATCGTTCCACAAGAACTTAATTTCGGTGGTATGAACGACAGAGCATTGCAAGTCTTGTATCAAGATATTATCCAAGAAACGCAAGAACATTGGTTAAAGTACAACGAAGATTTTAAAGAGTTATTCGAGAAATCACTAATGTATTTACAAGCTAGAAAAGATTCGAAGAAATTTTCGTATGATAAATCTACCGTAAGTTCTGTCGAATTGTCGGAGTTAGACATTTCAATGAACTTCATCTTACCGTTACCAGACGACAGAGAAAACCTTGTAGACCTACTTACGAAAGAAGTTGACACAGGGTTCGAATCACGCAAGAACGCTATGAAGCGACTAGGCGTTAAGAATCCGGGAGAGAAGGAAAACGAGATTTTCGAAGAGTTAATGCAACAACGAAACATGGACGACCCTTTGGGCGATGGATTACGTAACTTACGCAATTCGGCTACGTCTCCGATAGAGGAAGAATTGACGGAAGATAACACGATACCCCAAGAACAGGAAGAATTGATGGACGAGGAGTAA